A region of the Phaseolus vulgaris cultivar G19833 chromosome 11, P. vulgaris v2.0, whole genome shotgun sequence genome:
atggttgaactgttaaaaccaaaacaaccgattgattcgaggaaacaaccgcttgtttgttttggtaccataacaaaaaaatggtttttgctTTGACttagctttaaatgttttaactgattacgctccagtctttaatgctttgaccaatcttttaaatgcaataaataagtttgttaagatttgataacaaacaatatctttgaatatattcagaaaaacagatttgagtaataagtgttcctgccggttgacctagcgcaagagcgttgccttgTCATGATCTTCCTCACCAGTTTGACACCatgtgcccttcaagtccacaccaagGATggtctctctgagaacctgaaaacacaagatggcgcctctgtggccggtggcgctccgacgctcaagtcagtaacaagaacacccaaaaacttaGAGAAAACTGTGCTTTGtggaaccgtactaaagtgcactcaaCCCTAGCAAATCAGCCGTagtgaaaacgtacctctgcaaattctgttaagtttacctttatagctaggttttttctctctctaggCAGTTACGCTtgggacacgtggctcgcatctaaccctgcacgtgtcgccatctaggctggggtagcaggtagcacccaaccctacacgcgtcatcatctgagctaaggtaacttgagcgtcatttctatattgtatccaaccctacacgtgtcgtcatccgGGTTGGAGTGACAGGTAGgttccaaccctacacgtgtcgtcatctgggttgagGTAACTTGAATATTATCTCCGTGTAGTGACCAGCCGCGACCAAGTCTCCTATTCGAGGAGTAATTCCTAGCACGTACTACGCTGTGAAACACCACATGACAAGGCGAGCaacggatgcaacaaagtgcatcatctctgttATATCGCTTGTCGTGAGTGCCACCCTTCTTATTTCTACGCCATACATGTcctagctggggaaaccttgccagcaacgaatgtccactctgggagtCCTGTCGCCGATGAGCAGGGTGTTCCCCCCAGCTTACCCGACCTTCATGCCCCACGTTGGCGCAACAACCATCTTACTGAATTTACTTGCTTGAAACTACCCTTTTGTGCTTCCAACAACTTTAACTAAGTTTACCGGGAgattcggcgatgtgcccccttgcggcgatgtcagaccacccGATCCTCCATTGTCTAATACGTTGATGTCATATAATcccggcgacaaccgactatgcACATTGCAGCACGTCACTTCCACGGGTCGacgactatgctcacttctgaaTCATTCGTCTCTCTCTTGTCCACGTGCTCTGCCGAACACGCCCCACATGGTCATGTGccagacacgtcatcacacccgatgacctggtcggtacaataaGATTTgaacacaagtttttgagtttttcaaagagttgagattacttagagattgagattgatgaaagagtgtgagatatgatttctgcttgtattgatttcagatttacttctgtaacacgtgtaatccttgtattctgttgaacaagtttatttgtgtgtttgctgagaagtgttgtgtgttcttgaggggatcaagatcaacattcttagtgttggtgtatTGGCCAAGaaaagtgtgtgtcttgaggggatcaaggtcactttcttggttgtgttgtaagtgatctaggtttgattgctatGTGGAATTCCTCaggggtttctgagaagactggatgtagctctgggtttagagtgaaccagtataaacatctgtgtgcattctctctatccttaactctttaaattcagttttgatatttgtttactggtataaacaaccgattgttttactagtcctgtgcttttagctttgtgttttgaaaaactgatctctcaatcaaggttttctcgaagtaatttctgatcctgccggttgactcaagtgcaagagtcttgccacgtcaaaggtatctccctctggatcggctttgcaccacgctagcttccgtccttcacacctcgattctcctcaagaacctgaaaaagacagagtggcgctgctgcggccgatcgcgctccgacgctcaagtcagtgacggaatcaccaaaaatctaagagagaaaagctaaaactcaaggaaccgtgcaaaatctctctcagcgtactcaagtgttctcaaagcgtaaagaagtgttctaaacgcgcgtacctcagaatctgttaagagttccttatatacctgagcattttctctctcctgacggttacacctccggacacgtggctcgcatccagctgtacacgtgtcaccatctggagcgtcttctacttgagcgtcactcctactcttcaggctgttcgactaagttacccatgcaaggagtaactcggtgcatagctgccttagAGCGCGATCTTTTCtagtggcgagcacggggtgtcaccatgtacaccttctctgtggtctcgcctgccgctatcacgatctgttttacttgctcatcgtgcatgttctggtaaactatTCCCttacctcaacctctggctagggaatgatcatctgataacttcatcctttgTACTCGTACCCTTTGAAGACCTTGaacaagccttcctgatctttcggcgatgtccccccttctgcgatctctaaccacttggtcgcctaaacCTACATACGACGACTatgacacaagcctggtgaccgccggttagatatgctagagatcggagaacgccaacttaactattggcgactacacagacttcccgatgtacttcccttctgtcagccaggtgttccgctcaacatgcctatattatcgcttgctgccacgtcatcactcccgactacctggtcagtatacaagccccccagtcttaagcggagacttgtccagcgaaaagactaagaagtcACGTCACCGTCGAtctttctgacgctccaccaaaccccctTTTTTAATCGCTCGACATGTGGCATCATCAACGGTTGCcttcagctgtcgtttgcgcttccgaaaacgttcaaaaaaacccttaaaccctaaaccccttgcgcttccactgttccatcatctttctgcaCTCTCAAACGTTCTAAGTTTTTTCTCTGCGAACCACGAAGCTcctcaactctctcaatctccaactctcttcaacgctcatccgatcacaaaaaggtaccccttttacttcttctgttgatatttgctgcattttaaccgattcgcatcatccattatctgtctggagcatacgttgtgggctgttttttccttttctccttttctcgtAACCTAAAGCTTCGTTCTTCGTAACGTTCATCCCAGCGAACCCTTTTTCGCTCATCCTGtcttcttcgtcctcaatcgagtcgtCTCTGTTGTCCTCATTTCatccctttctctttcctttgcagttcctgcgatggttcacacgaagtccaccgcgaaccctccttcttcgtcgcgaaaccctccaccccaagcgcgtagggttgctcctggggcaaatcctccaccagcgcgCAATCCACCACGAGCCTCTGATGCTCCTTCTaaccaggctgagaggcctgcttcttctcacgccaatcccgctcaggcaactccgccagtcgccggaggagcctctcTACCTCCAAAAGATTACAAGgaactctacccttgggccaccccaatcTTGTTAAAAGAGACTTCTTCAATAAACACGGAGTTGGGCGTGCTCCGACTAAGGAAAGGAGACCAGTCCGACCTCTCCTTCCACAAGGAACATGATAGCAAGGTGGCCGTGCTGCCCTGCTTCCCGGGTGAGCCGATCTGCGcggacgacaaagggaacaacggcgagttgttctgcttcctctacgccaccttcttcaagaaagtgaagctcagacttccctttactcgcttcgagagagagctgctaaccgagctcgatatcgcccccgcccagcttcatcccaacaacTGGGCGTTTATAGGGGCGTTCCAAATCATCTGCGCACACCTGAGGCTGGCTGTAGTAGATGTCTTTCTTTTCCTGAGGCTAAGAATCCCGAAGATCGCCTCTGGATTAGCTTAAATgagattgctgggaggtcaatcctctcaatcttccagcaatcatacaaagactggaaaggaaaGTTCGTCAAGGTGCGCCCAAACGAGCAAGACCCctcactgctcgacggcttccccttgtactgggtacacaaggggaaTAAAGATTCTAAAGaatgcttcaggaggccaaagAGTCCCGACAATATGGGAGAGTTAGACAaggatctctgccttttctggaaaagcGTAGTAgctgccaacatcactttccctACCGCCTcaatcatctccttcgagttctatgagggccaacttgaagctcacataggttaggcCTTACCTCAACACCTGGACTTTCGTTTTGTGTTGGAACTAACTTAGCGTTTCCACCACTCCCTCTTTGGCGTTCTGCTTGTTCTGTTTTGGCTTTGATCATTCATCCATGTGCTGTTTGCTTGTGCTATTTTTGTGTGCATATACTTGTATACCCTGTTTCTGCTTTGGGGCGTACTCATCTATTTTTCATCTTGTGCAGACTTCATGTTGGGAAAAGGGAAACTAGCAGAgctgagggcgatcgcccgatctcacaagctggcggcgggctcccaaaccgtgcccaactcggtagTGGAGATCGCCGTTGCTCAAGGCAGGACTCCTCCCCATGGTCCGACTCCTTCGGGGACACTACCCGCCCCACAAAGAAAGAAACTTGTCCTGAGGAAACCCAAGAGAAAAACTCCTCAGGTGGTacaggaagaagaggatgatgaggcgactgaggatggccttgtcaccaaaagaacaagggtggctccctcttcaccacctgcactcccaactccaacaccgccctcacctccagctccaacacaaccagtccaagcaacacccttggctgCCGCACCCCCGTGGTTGAAAGCAGCGACCCCAAtttcatagagaaccctccaagcgcctccacgccgttcatatatgctggagagggtcctccttcaaccacctctatcgctggggccgcaccaggaggagatgagggtgctcacaactctccAATACTCATAACCGAATCTCcaacctcaccaccacgccaagaagccccccttgctctgcaaactcaagagggtggtggtgagagtcaGCACCAAGCTCCCCCAGCACCTCCTCCAGCAACAACCTCAAGCCTCCTATCTTCCGTCGACGAGGTCTTGGGGCCCTTCACAGCCaagctgaagatgatggcggaggatctcCCTTCGATCGTATCGAAGGCTGTGAAGGACTCCCTCAAGaagctccaagaggagaactcAGCGCTCCAAGAGTCAAACCGCctgataaggattgaggcggaaaAGCTTTCTTGCAACCTGATGGTGGCAGAGATCGAtcattcaaggctggaggacgccatggGCGCTGAGCTAAGGGGCGCGCGTAAGGAGGCCTCTgatctgcgccaaaaactgcacctccaagcccaagagaaaatcgagctggagagcaagcttgtaccttacaggctcaaggtggccaacttggacgCTGCAATGAAAGCAGACGCGACCAAggtggaaaaccttgaaaagaggtcggcagatcgggaggtcctcctcgggaaggtcgagaaggagagggacgacaccatggctgagctcgccaaAGCTCGAGAGGAAAACACGaagattgctgcagagctggctCAAGCCCGGGATGAAGGCAAAAAGGCCGCTGAAGAACTTGCTCGGGCTCGTGAAGAAGccgaagagctgaagaaacaaaccgacgagctgaagaaacaagcacaagagctcgagcaaagttccgcccaagtccttgctgccgggttcgacgccgctTTGGAGCAAGTCTCATGCCAATACGctgagctcgacctctccatggtatcaatctgcaacgaggtggtggatgggaagatcgtgccctcTGAAGACTAACTGCCTCCCTCCACCATCTTGGTTTTTGAAACTTGGCGCTCATCTTTGTTTGTAAAAACTTTATGTGTAACAGCTGTTTATGTATAAACTTGAACTGATACTGCTTTATATAACTTCTTCTGCTAAGATGTTGTTTTCTGATACTTGCCTTTGAATACTTCTTACTCTTACTCGCTGTGTGATTAACCAACATAACCGGTAGAACTTACTCAAATGAATCAACTCAGTGATACTCGGGCTTAACCGTTTACTCACTGCTTTGAACTTGAACAAActgttaatcttataacaattCATCAGACTGTTAACTCGAAGTAAAACTTGAGTAACTATTAACTCTCAAACGATGACATTTAACACGacttgcaaacttaaggcaataaaTTACTTACTAGGCAacaggttttaacttaaactagtatcacaatacagtttacTTGATCTGCCCAGCAAAGTGACTCTTATCCCTGTCATCGCCTAGAACTCTTCTGATTGCtgtagggttctggcgatgtga
Encoded here:
- the LOC137837175 gene encoding uncharacterized protein; the protein is MAEDLPSIVSKAVKDSLKKLQEENSALQESNRLIRIEAEKLSCNLMVAEIDHSRLEDAMGAELRGARKEASDLRQKLHLQAQEKIELESKLVPYRLKVANLDAAMKADATKVENLEKRSADREVLLGKVEKERDDTMAELAKAREENTKIAAELAQARDEGKKAAEELARAREEAEELKKQTDELKKQAQELEQSSAQVLAAGFDAALEQVSCQYAELDLSMVSICNEVVDGKIVPSED